The sequence ATAACAAAACTACCCAACAAAAGCTATTTATCAAAATATTATCACTTATTTATAACTAATTTAAGATTACTTTGATACTATTTTTCATACGTAAAAGAGCCTAGTTTAGCACTATAACGGCTTCTTTTTAAGTGTATTAGTTATTGTTATAAATAGAAGATGTCCTAAAATTATTTAAGCAAAAGGAGAATATATGCAATTAGGTTTCCTAGTTGATTTACATCTGTGTATGGGATGTAAAGGGTGCGAGATCGCATGTAAAGTGGAAAATGAAGTGCCACTTAGTACATGGAGACTTCGTGTTAAGTATGTAGATGTGGGAACTTTCCCAGAGACAAAAAGAACTTTTACCCCTCTTAGATGTAATCACTGTGAGAATGCACCTTGTGTGAGAATCTGTCCCGTGAGTGCTCTACATTATTTAGAAAATGGTATTGTTAACATTGATAAAGAACGCTGTATAGGTTGTGCAGGCTGTGTTATGGCTTGTCCTTATGGTGCGATATATATCGACCCTCAAACACAAACTGCAGATAAGTGTACTTATTGTGCTCACCGCGTTGCATCTTCAATGATGCCATCTTGTGTTGTTGCTTGTCCAGTTCAGGCAAATATTTTTGGTGACTTGGATGATCCAACATCAAATATCTCTAAATATATCCAAAAAAATCAAAGTAATGTTCAGGTTAGAAAACCAGAAAAAGGTACAAACCCTCATCACTTCTATGTAAATGGTGGTAATGTTAGCTTAAATCCTCTTGCTTCAAAAAGAGTAGATGGTCACTCACTGTTTAACAAGATAACTACACTTCCAGTAGGAGGAGCACACTAATGGCGGCACATGAAATTTTAGCAGCAACGAATGCTGTGGTTACTTTAGATGCGGCAATTCCTGGAATTGTTTGGCCTTGGTTGGTTACAGTTAATATGTGGGCGAAGAGTATTGGTACTGGTGTTATCTTTATGTTGTTTTTGCTTATTAGGCAGTATCCAGATCAAGTAAAGGGTCTAAGATTTCCTACAACAGTAGTAGCTCTTATCTTTATCCATATCTTTTTACTTTTTACTCTAGCGGATCTGCATCAACCATTTAGAATGTGGCATATTTTCTTCTATCCTCATCTCTCTTCAGCAATTACTGTCGGAGCTTGGATGGCTACAATATTTGTAGGTTTACTATTTCTTCTTGCATTTGTTAGCTTTATCAAAAAAGATGATGCACTCTTTGATAAAATACTAACTTGGGTGGTGATTTTAGCAATCCCTGTTACACTCTATACAGCAGCTCTTATGTCACAATGTACGGCTCGTGAATTGTGGCAGATGCCAACAGAATCAGCTCAAATGATGCTTGCAGCACTTCTGGCTGGTTCAGCATTTATGATTCTACTAGGTGGCAACAAACTAAACTATGAAGCTAAACAGACTCTAGGCGTAGTCTTAGGTCTAAGTGCTTTAATGTCTTTTATCTTATATATGTCAGAGTATGTTTTTGGTCCTATGAAAGCTGAAGAAGTAGCTTTTGTTTTAGAATACATCAAAGGTGATGGACCATATACAGTGATGTTTTGGCTAGGACAATGGATAACATATCTTTTACCAATGTTGCTTATTATTTTAAGTAGAGCTTCAAAGAGCGAAAATATTTTAAAACTTGCAGCGATTTTAGCGCTTGTAGGTCTGTGGCTAGTTAAACATGTCTGGTTAACTATTCCACAATTATTACCAATGAGTTAGGGAGAATTAGATGTATTTACAAAGTAGAAGAACATTTTTAAAAGGCGCCGCATTCACTGTTGCTGGTGCTGTTATTGCTAAGGGCGTATTTACAACAGACGCACAAGCTGAGTCTGTTAAAGATAGCAAATTTACAAATACTCCAGATTCACTGTCATTCTATCCTCCGATGGAGGAGTGGGCTGACTTTAAAGAGCTTGATGGCAATGATTGGAAAAGAGGCGGGATTGATCGTCATGGTGTAAGAAGTGCGGATAATCCAGAGGGTATAGAAGTAAACGACTATATGATAGTTCCAACTGCATGTTCTAACTGTGAGGCTTCTTGTGGTTTAACTGCATGGATAGACAAGAAAACTTTTACAGTTAAGAAGTATATGGGTAATCCTCTTCATGCTGGGTCTCGCGGAAGAAACTGTGCAAAAGGTTACGCATCGCAAAGCCAAATGTATGATCCAGACCGTATCGCATTTCCACTTAAGCGTGCTCCTGGTTCTGCTCGTGGGGAAGGTAAATGGGTCCGTACAACTTGGGATGAGGCAATGACTGCCATTGGTAAAAAAATGGGCGATACTCTTAGAGTTGGTGATGAGTTATCTAAAAAAACTGTAATGTTTCATGTTGGTCGTCCAAATGAAAATGGCTTTACTGGTAAGGTTTGGCATACACTAGGCTGTGACGCATTTAACTCACACACTAATATCTGTTCAGCAAACGCTCGTACAGGAATCATACAGTTTGCAAACGATGATAGACCATCTCCAGACTGGGCAAATGCAAAACTTATCTTCTTAAATTCATCTCATGCTGCTGATGCTGGACACTACTTTCAACAATCAGCCTCTTTTATTGCAGATGCAAGAGCAAAAGGTGCTAAGCTCGTAGTTATGGATCCGCGCCTATCTAACTCTGCTGGTATGGCAGATTTGTGGATATCTGCGTGGCCTGGAACTGAACCAGCTATATATCTATACTTAGCTCAAAGAGTATTAAGTGAAGGCAAAGTTGATAAAGAGTTTGTTAAAAAGTGGATAAATTGGGAAGTGTTCTTAGACAATAAACAATACTTAGAGTATATGGTTAGCAAAGGCTATATATCTAAAGTTCCTAGTGGAGATGGGTTTGAAGATTTTTTAGAAGTTTTAAAAGAGACTTATGCTCCATTTACACTTGAGTATGCATCTAAAGAGACTCGTGTTCCTGCTCATAAGATTGAAGAGTTATATGATATGTTTATTTGGGCTGGAACTTCTGTGTCTTCATACTACTGGAGAGCTTCATCTGCGGGTAATCGTGGTGGATGGACAGCAGGAAGAACTGGTTACTTCTCACTTGCACTTCGCGGTGCGATTGGACCTGAGGGTGGTACATTTTTCCATCACTGGCATGTTATTTCAGTTGCTGGAAAAGGTGGAAGTGCTACTATCGGTCAAGGAAAAAGAGGTGCTGATATTCCAAAAGTAGATGTTTACAATGAGCTTTCTTGGCCACCTGAATGGCCTCTTGCTTCTTATGAGCTGTCATTTTTACTACCACATCTTCTCTCAGATAAAGAGTGGCAACAAAAGTGGATAGATAGAGGCCTTAATGTTCCTCAAAAATTAGCTGTTTGGATCCCTCGTATGTATAACCCAGTTTGGATAAATCCAGATGGTTTTAGATGGATAGAGACTATTAAAGATGAAAAGAAGATGGAGCTAACATTTAACCTATCTCCTGTATGGTCTGAGACTAACTGGTATGTCGATTATATCTTGCCTGTCGGTCTTGCTGGTGAGAGACATGACCAACACTCTGAGGCTACAATGCCAGCTCGCTGGACATCATTTCGTCAACCTGTTATGCGCGTAGCACTAGAGAAGATGGGATGGAAGCCTAAAAATCCAAATCGTGCTACTCTAGAAGCTCATATAAAAGCAGGTCTTGGGGAAGTTTGGGAAGAGAATGAATTTTGGTTTGATCTGTGTGTAAACTATGTAGATCCAAAAGGCGATATCTTCTTAGATGATGCTAAGACTAAGTCGATTAAATCTATGTGGGAGTCTAAGAAAACTCCAGGAACTCCTGTTACTATCGCAGAGTGGTATGATGCAGCATTTGGTGATAACTTACCAAATCTCAAAGCTACTGCGACGTCAGACTCAAGATATAAAAATGCAGAGTTTCCAATCTATGAGTATATGAGAGACCATGGTACTTGGCTGGAAGAAAACCATATCTACTCACCTCAAGAGAGAGAAGTTATAGATGATGGAGAGAACTATATCTCACATGGTCATAAGTATGATAAAAATGATGTAACCATAGATGAAAGAACTGGTGTTATGACGGCTGATAGCCATGGCAAGAAGAAGTCTATAGGTATTGAGATTGATGGTAAAAAGATGGAAGGTTTTGCTACTATAGATAAAAAACTTGACTTCTTTTGTGAGTGGCTTGCGGATGATTGGAAGTGGCCAGAGTATGCTATACCTTTTTATCCAAGAAGTGAAGAGGAGAAAAAGGAGATGGTTCATATCGTATCGCATGTAAATCATATGTATATGACTGAAGAGAATTCGTATGCACTAAATACTGTATTTAGACTTCCTTACAACATTCATACCCGTTCAGCTAACTCGAAACATCTTATGGAGATTTCACAAAACCATGACCCTGTTTGGATCTCAACCCCAGATGCAGCTCGTCAAGGATTTAAACGTGGAGATGCTATTCGTGTAAGGATTACAGATAGTGTTACAGGTTTAGAGTCTGGTTACTTTGTAGCTATGGCAGTTCCTACTGAGGGAGTACTCCCTGGTACACTAGCGTGTTCACATCATGGTGGTAGATGGAAACTTGTAAATTCAGTCACAATTCCAAATGGAGTAAGTGCTGGTAAAGTTAATTCACAGCCAGTAAAAAGAGATATGAATGACCCTGCTTTTATGGCACACTCTCCTGAGAATGCAGGTAGAGATGGTGGTCAAATTAAGATTGAAGACTATGATGGAACAGGTGGACTCAATAGCTTTGGTGTTCCAACTGCTGAGCTTCAAATGGATGGTAAAATAGGAAAGCTAAAGTATGTAGAGGGTATTAAACCTTTTCATGCCGCTAGATTTGCTGATTATAACCGTGATAGTGGTAATATCTGGTGGGATGGACTAAGTGGTTCATGGCAAAATGCTGTAGCTGCTGCTCATCCAGATCCAATATCTGGAATGCACTGTTGGCATCAAAAAGTTATCTTAGAACCTGCTCAAAGTGGCGATAAGATAGGTGATATTTATGTAAACTATGAAAACAACTTTAAGATTTACAAAGGGTGGAGAGATGATCTTACTCGTGGACTAGATGCAAACGATAAATTGCGCCGTCCAAAACATATAAAACGCCCATGGGTACCACTTTCAGACAAGGCTTATGAGGTAAACCTAAAGAGCTAAAGAGGGCTCTTTGAGACTGTAAATAACTATAGTTTTCTTCCGGAAGTGGGATTTTTTGGGAGCGCTAACCAATAGCGTTCTCCGCGATGAGTCCTGCAAAATAGGCGAGGCTAAAGCCTCACTTCCGAATTATTTCACAATTTCTCTATTTAATTGAACCTTCTGATTAATTTATAAACTAGATTCCGTGTCAAGCACGGAATGACGAAATACGTGTCAAGTACGGAATGACGAAATACGCGTCATCCTGAACTTGATTCAGGATCTAACTTAATAATTGTTCAGAGTATTCAATTATTAAAACTTATCTGCTACCCACATTCTAAAGTATAAACCTAAAGTGCTTGTAAAACCAACCTCACTAAAGATTAGATTTCTGTCTTTGTCATATATAAAAGTAGTTGGATAAGCCGCAATCTTAAACTCTTTTGCAAAAAAACCACTCTCATCATTATAGACTTTAAAATCAAAACTATTTTTACTCATATACTCTTTTATCTTCTCATCACTGCCAGAGTTTACAGCAACACTTAGCACTTCATACTTTTGTGAGATGCTCTGTATATTTGATGCCTCTATCTTACAAGTTGGGCACCAAGTGGCCCAAAAATGAATTAAAATAGGTTTGTCTTTTGGGTGTGAATAGCTTGTATTATCTAAGAGAGTGATGCTCATCTCTTGGAGCCTTTGTTTGTTTAAATCCATACTTTTATATAGACTAAGGAGATTTGCGATCACTGTCATAATAATTATAAAAAGAGCTATCTCTTTTATATACTTTTTTAGCTTTTGTTTAATGTTTATACTTTTTGTCATAATCTAGTCACTTTAACACTTATTTAATGCTTAGATGTTAATATACATTAATAATAAAAACACAAGGATAAAAAAATGAGAAAAATATATGCAACTTTAGTTATAGCTCTGCTTTTTGCTGGATGTACTATAGATAAAGAGCCACATGTAAAGTCAACTATGTTTCAGTCGGTCTCACCAGCAGAAGCCACTCTAACTCAAAGTGGCAAGAACAAAGAGTTTTGTGTGAGATGCGGTATGAACTTGATAATGTACTATAAGACTAGCCATGCAGCCGAGGATGAAAAACACCACTATCAATACTGCTCGATTCACTGCCTAGAAGAGCATTTGGGAGAGGGGGTAACTCTTAAAAATCCTAAAGTTGTTGATGTTGACTCACTAAAATTTATCCCAGTTGGTGATGCTTACTATGTAGTTGGAAGTAACGTAAGAGGAACGATGACTAGAGTTAGTAAGTATGCTTTTTTAAATAGGTCTATGGCTAAAGAGTTTCAAGCTAAGTATGGTGGAGAGATTATGAGTTTTAAAGGGGCACTTGAAGTTGCAAAAAAAGACTTTAAGCGTTAAATTTAGGCAGTTGCCAGCCTCGTTTAAAGGCTATAAGTCTTAGTAGTATAGAGAATATTGCCACACTTGAAATACTTAGTGCATTTAATGTTCCAAGTGTTTCTAGAAGTGCTAAAAGTAGTGCTACTATGACTGCAATAGAGCCATAAAAGTCACTTATAAGAACCGTTGGAACTTGGTTTATCATAACATCTCTTGTAACTCCACCGCCCATGGCAGTTATAAAACTCAATATCATAATACCAAAAAAATTATATTCGGCATTTATTGCCAAAATCGCCCCTGTTATACTAAAGGCGACAAGCCCTATAGTGTCACTCACCACAAAAATCCACTTTTGTTCCAGTGATGGCTTATTGTAAAGTTTAAAAATAAAAGCTCCAAAAAGACTCAAAAATAGGGTGATGGCCGGATACAAAGAACTAAAAGCAAAAGGAGTTGAGCCCAGAATTGCATCTCGTATGATTCCACCTCCTAGTGCTGTTAAGGCTGAGGCTATAAGTATCCCTAACATATCAAGTTTGTTTTTTATAGCTATAAGAAAACCACTGATGCTAAAAGCCATAATGCCGATGATATCGGCAAGTATAAAAAACTCTGGCATCTACTGGTTCTGGTACTCATTTTTAAAACTTACATATCTCTTAGCAGATGCATAGAGCTCTTTTACCTCTTCTTCACTTAGTTCTCTGACAACTTTTGCAGGGCTTCCCATAATAAGAGAGCGAGGTGGGAAAACTTTGTTTTTTGTCACAAGAGCATCAGCTCCTACAATGCTCTCCCTGCCAATAACAGCTCCATCTAAAATAGTAGCGCCCATCCCTATAAGACAAGCATTTTCTATGGTGCATCCATGAAGCATAACTCGGTGACCTATGGTTACATCATCGCCTACAATAGTAGGATGACCATCACTTTTATCATCTTTTTTGTAGTGAGTGACATGAATCATGCTTAAGTCTTGAACGCTAACTCTATCGCCAATTTTAATGAAATGCACATCTCCTCTAATGATGGTTGAAAACCAGATGGAGCAATCTTGCCCAAAAGTTACATCGCCAATAACATCAGCTGATGGAGCTATCCAAGTGTTTTTACCAATAGTTGGTGAAATATTTCTAAATTTATAAGTCATTTAATCCTCCGAAAAAAGTCGTAACATAATTTGTGAGAGACTTCTTTGCGTCTCTTTTTTGCTCGCTTTTGAAATTTTGTTTACAAACTCTTCTAGTAGTTTGTGGTTGTTGATAATCTTCTCATCTTGTGATGCTCTTGCTACTCTTTTGTATGAACCATCACTTTGAAGTTCATGTGCTAAAGCGTTATCAGAGCCTTGAAGTTTTAATATCTGTAGGATTTTACTTTTTGACTCTTCATCTTTGATGGCAGTTAAAAGCTCTATCCTTCTTACTAAGTTTCTTGGCATCCAGTCAGCTGAAGATATATAGACTTGACTTGCATCATTTTTAAAGTAAAAAACTCTAGGGTGTTCTAAATATTTACCTAAGATAGAGATAACCCTGATATTTTCGCTAACTCCCTCGATACCAGGCTTTAAGCAACAGATACCACGTACTATAAGCTCTACTTTTACCCCAGCTTGTGATGCTCTATAGAGAGCA is a genomic window of Sulfurimonas hongkongensis containing:
- a CDS encoding 4Fe-4S dicluster domain-containing protein, with product MQLGFLVDLHLCMGCKGCEIACKVENEVPLSTWRLRVKYVDVGTFPETKRTFTPLRCNHCENAPCVRICPVSALHYLENGIVNIDKERCIGCAGCVMACPYGAIYIDPQTQTADKCTYCAHRVASSMMPSCVVACPVQANIFGDLDDPTSNISKYIQKNQSNVQVRKPEKGTNPHHFYVNGGNVSLNPLASKRVDGHSLFNKITTLPVGGAH
- the nrfD gene encoding NrfD/PsrC family molybdoenzyme membrane anchor subunit, encoding MAAHEILAATNAVVTLDAAIPGIVWPWLVTVNMWAKSIGTGVIFMLFLLIRQYPDQVKGLRFPTTVVALIFIHIFLLFTLADLHQPFRMWHIFFYPHLSSAITVGAWMATIFVGLLFLLAFVSFIKKDDALFDKILTWVVILAIPVTLYTAALMSQCTARELWQMPTESAQMMLAALLAGSAFMILLGGNKLNYEAKQTLGVVLGLSALMSFILYMSEYVFGPMKAEEVAFVLEYIKGDGPYTVMFWLGQWITYLLPMLLIILSRASKSENILKLAAILALVGLWLVKHVWLTIPQLLPMS
- a CDS encoding molybdopterin-dependent oxidoreductase translates to MYLQSRRTFLKGAAFTVAGAVIAKGVFTTDAQAESVKDSKFTNTPDSLSFYPPMEEWADFKELDGNDWKRGGIDRHGVRSADNPEGIEVNDYMIVPTACSNCEASCGLTAWIDKKTFTVKKYMGNPLHAGSRGRNCAKGYASQSQMYDPDRIAFPLKRAPGSARGEGKWVRTTWDEAMTAIGKKMGDTLRVGDELSKKTVMFHVGRPNENGFTGKVWHTLGCDAFNSHTNICSANARTGIIQFANDDRPSPDWANAKLIFLNSSHAADAGHYFQQSASFIADARAKGAKLVVMDPRLSNSAGMADLWISAWPGTEPAIYLYLAQRVLSEGKVDKEFVKKWINWEVFLDNKQYLEYMVSKGYISKVPSGDGFEDFLEVLKETYAPFTLEYASKETRVPAHKIEELYDMFIWAGTSVSSYYWRASSAGNRGGWTAGRTGYFSLALRGAIGPEGGTFFHHWHVISVAGKGGSATIGQGKRGADIPKVDVYNELSWPPEWPLASYELSFLLPHLLSDKEWQQKWIDRGLNVPQKLAVWIPRMYNPVWINPDGFRWIETIKDEKKMELTFNLSPVWSETNWYVDYILPVGLAGERHDQHSEATMPARWTSFRQPVMRVALEKMGWKPKNPNRATLEAHIKAGLGEVWEENEFWFDLCVNYVDPKGDIFLDDAKTKSIKSMWESKKTPGTPVTIAEWYDAAFGDNLPNLKATATSDSRYKNAEFPIYEYMRDHGTWLEENHIYSPQEREVIDDGENYISHGHKYDKNDVTIDERTGVMTADSHGKKKSIGIEIDGKKMEGFATIDKKLDFFCEWLADDWKWPEYAIPFYPRSEEEKKEMVHIVSHVNHMYMTEENSYALNTVFRLPYNIHTRSANSKHLMEISQNHDPVWISTPDAARQGFKRGDAIRVRITDSVTGLESGYFVAMAVPTEGVLPGTLACSHHGGRWKLVNSVTIPNGVSAGKVNSQPVKRDMNDPAFMAHSPENAGRDGGQIKIEDYDGTGGLNSFGVPTAELQMDGKIGKLKYVEGIKPFHAARFADYNRDSGNIWWDGLSGSWQNAVAAAHPDPISGMHCWHQKVILEPAQSGDKIGDIYVNYENNFKIYKGWRDDLTRGLDANDKLRRPKHIKRPWVPLSDKAYEVNLKS
- a CDS encoding redoxin family protein, which translates into the protein MTKSINIKQKLKKYIKEIALFIIIMTVIANLLSLYKSMDLNKQRLQEMSITLLDNTSYSHPKDKPILIHFWATWCPTCKIEASNIQSISQKYEVLSVAVNSGSDEKIKEYMSKNSFDFKVYNDESGFFAKEFKIAAYPTTFIYDKDRNLIFSEVGFTSTLGLYFRMWVADKF
- a CDS encoding nitrous oxide reductase accessory protein NosL, with the protein product MRKIYATLVIALLFAGCTIDKEPHVKSTMFQSVSPAEATLTQSGKNKEFCVRCGMNLIMYYKTSHAAEDEKHHYQYCSIHCLEEHLGEGVTLKNPKVVDVDSLKFIPVGDAYYVVGSNVRGTMTRVSKYAFLNRSMAKEFQAKYGGEIMSFKGALEVAKKDFKR
- a CDS encoding trimeric intracellular cation channel family protein: MPEFFILADIIGIMAFSISGFLIAIKNKLDMLGILIASALTALGGGIIRDAILGSTPFAFSSLYPAITLFLSLFGAFIFKLYNKPSLEQKWIFVVSDTIGLVAFSITGAILAINAEYNFFGIMILSFITAMGGGVTRDVMINQVPTVLISDFYGSIAVIVALLLALLETLGTLNALSISSVAIFSILLRLIAFKRGWQLPKFNA
- a CDS encoding gamma carbonic anhydrase family protein, which gives rise to MTYKFRNISPTIGKNTWIAPSADVIGDVTFGQDCSIWFSTIIRGDVHFIKIGDRVSVQDLSMIHVTHYKKDDKSDGHPTIVGDDVTIGHRVMLHGCTIENACLIGMGATILDGAVIGRESIVGADALVTKNKVFPPRSLIMGSPAKVVRELSEEEVKELYASAKRYVSFKNEYQNQ